From one Stigmatella erecta genomic stretch:
- a CDS encoding carbohydrate kinase family protein, producing MGQRILVAGIVALEMTYRIDAFPLQYDPVRYPFFCLGSSVSGGAYNVARALSTLGNDVRCATLLGRDAAGGLVRQTFVQEGLSPDFALESLTDTPHALILYDREGRRQIHIDLKDIQEQAYPEEQFAQALQGCTLAAVGNAHFCRPLLRLAREAGVPIATDVQTVSHLEDPYNQEFMRAADILFMSHERLPVSPTEWVHQVRERYGNGIIVVGMGEEGALLSVRGEPAPHHVPALRGLPVVSTVGAGDALFSCFLHAYAQSREPLPALRQAVAFAAFKIGTAAGASGFLTEAELEQLLQGSGGERP from the coding sequence ATGGGGCAGCGCATCCTGGTGGCGGGAATCGTGGCGCTGGAGATGACCTACCGGATCGACGCCTTTCCCCTTCAGTATGATCCGGTCCGCTACCCCTTCTTCTGCCTCGGCAGCAGCGTGTCGGGCGGTGCCTACAACGTCGCCCGGGCCCTGAGCACGCTGGGCAATGACGTGCGGTGCGCCACGCTGCTGGGACGGGACGCCGCCGGGGGACTGGTGCGCCAGACCTTCGTCCAGGAAGGGCTCTCCCCGGACTTCGCCCTGGAGTCCCTGACGGACACCCCCCACGCCCTCATCCTCTATGACCGGGAGGGGCGGCGGCAGATCCACATCGACCTGAAGGACATCCAGGAGCAGGCGTACCCGGAGGAGCAGTTCGCGCAGGCCCTTCAGGGGTGCACGCTCGCGGCCGTGGGCAACGCCCACTTCTGCCGCCCTCTGCTCCGGCTCGCCCGGGAGGCCGGGGTGCCCATCGCCACGGACGTGCAGACCGTCTCCCACCTGGAGGATCCGTACAACCAGGAGTTCATGCGCGCCGCGGACATCCTCTTCATGAGCCACGAGCGGTTGCCGGTGTCCCCCACGGAGTGGGTGCACCAGGTGCGGGAGCGCTACGGCAACGGCATCATCGTCGTGGGCATGGGCGAGGAGGGTGCCCTGCTCTCGGTGCGCGGAGAGCCGGCGCCCCACCACGTCCCGGCCCTGCGGGGCCTGCCCGTGGTCAGCACCGTGGGGGCGGGAGACGCGCTCTTCTCCTGCTTCCTGCACGCGTATGCCCAGTCACGCGAGCCGCTGCCGGCCCTGCGCCAGGCCGTGGCCTTCGCCGCCTTCAAGATCGGCACGGCGGCGGGGGCCAGCGGCTTCCTCACCGAGGCGGAGCTGGAGCAGCTCCTTCAGGGCTCCGGGGGCGAGCGCCCGTAG
- a CDS encoding glycosyltransferase: MHILECYLECGGFDYSFIKGGISVYTWNLASAFRDEGHQVSVLTAAHGRLDYLKKNYPVEELPYRRRYTLPLQLDPRVWRGFEPRQELELETRAYRIRHQGVDLYFLCNDMLDRYSDTFYPPYESKGKDLGFFKPLVFQMDMVLFIREFFADEKLLIHAHEPFYQYLLPLAFRDDANKRMVSTVQSNMPVNKKVYRPELQAQLDFLGIRADLAPFDDAPQTDAFGRCLNGYLPETHLHYPYPDDYIAFYPLLLEYSDAVDFLSEGHLAFYRNFEGTAFKAMFRRLKVAEVTQRNAQKMFVGWCAISGRWHQTDFSQYRREDVLRGLGLRPELPTFFHNARYAVHHKGQNELVRAARKVLETGAPCNFILRCLSGNGIPDPAYHALAKDFPEQVRLEWHNRPEEDLVAMAAAADFGLFPSKFEMDTFLIAQGEAMLAGCVPIASRQLGMKHWRHSRAFCEAPSQVTGLDVIRSFLANDETLVDSLVRALQEALALYQNRPRYEQLSQRARARAQEFTWKMSAQAHLKVMEPLWKAPRTVGTAAPGSRPAPEPAKDWKAAISTEGELLGLRRREPSSPGLPALSDTASEAGRKLLYRLDGARQVESFFEGEGGRFERTLLTRSADTFEALLPAAAQHKPLFLLVTLADGSQFWDGAVHE; the protein is encoded by the coding sequence ATGCACATCCTCGAGTGCTATCTGGAATGCGGTGGTTTTGATTACAGCTTCATCAAGGGCGGCATCTCCGTCTACACCTGGAACCTGGCCAGCGCCTTCCGGGACGAGGGGCACCAGGTCTCCGTGCTCACCGCCGCGCACGGCCGCCTCGACTACCTCAAGAAGAACTACCCCGTGGAGGAGCTGCCCTACCGGCGGCGCTACACGCTGCCCCTCCAGCTGGATCCGCGCGTGTGGCGCGGCTTCGAGCCCCGGCAGGAGCTGGAGCTGGAGACCCGGGCCTACCGGATCCGCCACCAGGGCGTGGACCTGTACTTCCTGTGCAATGACATGCTGGACCGGTACAGCGACACCTTCTACCCGCCCTACGAGAGCAAGGGAAAGGACCTGGGCTTCTTCAAGCCGCTGGTGTTCCAGATGGACATGGTGCTCTTCATCCGCGAGTTCTTCGCGGACGAGAAGCTGCTCATCCACGCCCACGAGCCCTTCTATCAGTACCTGCTGCCGCTCGCCTTCCGGGACGACGCCAACAAGCGCATGGTGAGCACCGTGCAGAGCAACATGCCGGTCAACAAGAAGGTGTACCGGCCCGAGCTGCAGGCGCAGCTGGACTTCCTGGGCATCCGCGCCGACCTGGCGCCCTTCGACGATGCGCCGCAGACCGATGCCTTCGGCCGCTGCCTGAATGGGTACCTGCCCGAGACCCACCTGCACTACCCCTACCCGGACGACTACATCGCCTTCTACCCGTTGCTGCTCGAGTACAGCGACGCCGTCGACTTCCTGTCCGAGGGGCACCTGGCGTTCTACCGGAACTTCGAGGGCACGGCCTTCAAGGCCATGTTCCGGCGGCTGAAGGTGGCCGAAGTCACCCAGCGCAACGCGCAGAAGATGTTCGTGGGCTGGTGCGCCATCAGCGGCCGCTGGCACCAGACGGACTTCAGCCAGTACCGGCGGGAGGACGTGCTGCGCGGGCTGGGGCTGCGGCCCGAGCTGCCCACCTTCTTCCACAACGCCCGCTACGCGGTGCACCACAAGGGGCAGAACGAGCTGGTGCGCGCGGCGCGCAAGGTGCTGGAGACGGGAGCACCGTGCAACTTCATCCTCCGCTGCCTGTCGGGCAACGGCATCCCGGATCCGGCCTACCACGCCCTGGCGAAGGACTTCCCGGAGCAGGTCCGCCTGGAGTGGCACAACCGGCCCGAGGAGGACCTCGTGGCCATGGCGGCGGCGGCGGACTTCGGCCTCTTCCCCTCGAAGTTCGAGATGGACACCTTCCTCATCGCCCAGGGCGAGGCCATGCTCGCCGGCTGCGTCCCCATCGCCAGCCGGCAGCTCGGCATGAAGCACTGGCGGCACAGCCGCGCGTTCTGCGAGGCGCCCAGCCAGGTGACGGGGCTGGATGTGATTCGCTCCTTCCTGGCCAATGACGAGACGCTGGTGGACTCACTGGTCCGCGCGCTGCAAGAGGCGCTGGCGCTGTACCAGAACCGTCCCCGCTACGAGCAGCTCTCCCAGCGGGCCCGGGCCCGGGCCCAGGAGTTCACCTGGAAGATGAGCGCGCAGGCCCACCTCAAGGTCATGGAGCCGCTCTGGAAGGCGCCCCGGACGGTGGGCACCGCCGCCCCCGGCTCCCGGCCCGCGCCGGAGCCCGCGAAGGACTGGAAGGCCGCCATCAGCACCGAGGGCGAGCTGCTCGGCCTGCGCCGGCGCGAGCCCAGCTCGCCAGGGCTTCCGGCCTTGAGTGACACGGCCTCGGAGGCCGGACGGAAGCTCCTGTACCGCCTGGATGGCGCCCGGCAGGTCGAGTCCTTCTTCGAGGGGGAAGGCGGACGCTTCGAGCGGACGCTGCTCACCCGCTCGGCGGACACGTTCGAGGCGCTCCTGCCCGCCGCCGCCCAGCACAAGCCGCTGTTCCTGCTCGTCACCCTGGCCGATGGCAGCCAGTTCTGGGATGGAGCGGTCCATGAATGA
- the malQ gene encoding 4-alpha-glucanotransferase, with amino-acid sequence MNPLESSPRRSGLILHPTSLPGRFGLGDLGPEARRFVDVLSATGQQLWQLLPLGPVHEEWFSPYAAYSAFAGNPLMLSPELLCEQGLLRADELESAPASSLERMDFRQVIELKGRLLAKASQAFWTQASASLRRQFEQFQHEAREWLDDYALYMAIRQGQGRAWRRWDEGLRRREPGALESARRHLAEEVRHHQYLQFEFHRQWGALKAYANSRGVRLVGDVSIYVSQNSADVWARREYFQLSPETFAPAWESGAPPDDFFCAEGQRWGMPVYDWNRLAQEDYGWWAARLRQSFERFDHVRIDHFGGFEAYWAIPSGRPALEGTWAPGPGSAFFESMRRQLGPLPVVVEDLGYITPAMRALRDAFGFPGMCVLQYAFTKTPDNPHVPYKCRPGCVVYTGTHDTNTSLGWFQSAPESERRAALEYLGGPAPEALHWELIRLAWSSVAQWALAPLQDVMGLGAEARMNQPGSASPLNWSWRFRWEQLTDEALARLASFTQTYGRSPPEP; translated from the coding sequence ATGAATCCTTTGGAGTCCAGTCCCAGGAGGAGCGGCCTCATCCTCCACCCCACGTCGCTTCCGGGCCGCTTCGGCCTGGGAGACCTGGGGCCAGAGGCCCGGCGCTTCGTGGATGTCCTGTCGGCCACGGGCCAGCAGCTGTGGCAGCTCCTGCCCCTGGGGCCCGTGCATGAAGAATGGTTCTCCCCCTATGCCGCGTACTCCGCGTTCGCCGGCAACCCGCTGATGCTGAGCCCCGAGCTGCTGTGCGAGCAGGGCCTGCTGCGCGCGGACGAGCTGGAGAGCGCCCCCGCGTCCAGTCTGGAGCGGATGGATTTCCGCCAGGTCATCGAGCTCAAGGGGCGTCTGCTGGCGAAGGCCAGCCAGGCCTTCTGGACCCAGGCCTCCGCCTCCCTGCGGCGGCAGTTCGAGCAGTTCCAGCATGAGGCGCGCGAGTGGCTGGACGACTACGCGCTCTACATGGCCATCCGCCAGGGGCAGGGCCGGGCCTGGCGCCGGTGGGACGAGGGGCTGCGGCGCCGGGAGCCTGGCGCCCTGGAGTCCGCCCGCCGCCACCTGGCGGAGGAGGTGCGCCATCACCAGTACCTTCAGTTCGAGTTCCACCGGCAGTGGGGCGCGTTGAAGGCCTACGCCAACAGCCGGGGCGTGCGGCTCGTGGGGGATGTCTCCATCTACGTGTCCCAGAACAGCGCGGATGTCTGGGCCCGCCGCGAGTACTTCCAGCTCTCGCCGGAGACGTTCGCCCCCGCGTGGGAGTCCGGGGCCCCGCCCGATGACTTCTTCTGCGCGGAGGGCCAGCGCTGGGGCATGCCCGTCTATGATTGGAACCGGCTGGCCCAGGAGGACTACGGGTGGTGGGCCGCCCGGCTCCGCCAGAGCTTCGAGCGGTTTGATCACGTGCGGATCGACCACTTTGGAGGCTTCGAGGCGTACTGGGCCATTCCCAGTGGCAGGCCCGCCCTGGAAGGGACCTGGGCGCCCGGCCCCGGGAGCGCCTTCTTCGAGTCCATGCGCCGTCAGCTGGGCCCGCTTCCCGTGGTGGTGGAGGACCTGGGCTACATCACCCCGGCGATGCGCGCGCTCCGGGACGCGTTCGGCTTCCCGGGGATGTGCGTGCTCCAGTACGCCTTCACGAAGACGCCGGACAACCCCCACGTGCCCTACAAGTGCCGGCCGGGCTGCGTCGTCTACACCGGGACGCACGACACCAACACGTCCCTGGGGTGGTTCCAATCGGCCCCGGAGTCCGAGCGGCGTGCCGCCCTGGAGTACCTGGGCGGGCCCGCTCCGGAAGCCCTTCACTGGGAGCTGATCCGTCTGGCCTGGTCCTCGGTGGCTCAGTGGGCCCTGGCCCCCCTGCAGGATGTGATGGGGTTGGGCGCCGAGGCGCGCATGAACCAGCCGGGCAGCGCCAGTCCCCTCAACTGGAGCTGGCGCTTCCGGTGGGAGCAGCTCACGGACGAGGCCCTGGCCCGCCTGGCCTCGTTCACCCAGACCTACGGGCGCTCGCCCCCGGAGCCCTGA
- a CDS encoding aspartate aminotransferase family protein, with the protein MSTEDILQTERRYLNQGISEEAALGGVAFTHGQGTLLFDAEGKQYLDMSAGIFTQSTGHGHPHVTRSMHRQLDRLWNVHDFPTDARAALCEKLAQHFPEHLQTFAFFTTGAEAIEAAIRAVFGAVPPQRQRLAALRYGFHGKTQGARMLVHWDVGTTSFSGNSVLGYPGYCYRCPLGRTYPSCEMQCAQLVNKHISSKKNIAALFFEPIQGAAGVIVPPLEYWPMIQEECRKNGVLLVADEIVTGGGRTGEFLACSLFNVQPDIVAAAKGLSSGFPFSMLAGRKSLLNEGEFAQGGAASSTFGGNPLSMTAARATLEVLESEQLLDRVKRLGARLREGLLALQADFPFVGDARGVGLLYALEFVTTPQGKEPDAAKARFFFRRCMELGVKTCVGGHIIRLGPPFTVSEQELDQALGVFGQVLKQMHDQKV; encoded by the coding sequence TGAGGACATCCTCCAGACGGAGCGCCGCTACCTCAACCAGGGCATCTCCGAGGAGGCGGCGCTGGGCGGCGTGGCCTTCACCCACGGCCAGGGCACGCTGCTGTTCGACGCGGAAGGCAAGCAGTACCTGGACATGTCCGCGGGCATCTTCACCCAGTCCACCGGGCATGGGCACCCGCATGTGACTCGCAGCATGCACCGCCAGCTGGACCGGCTGTGGAACGTGCACGACTTTCCCACCGACGCGCGCGCCGCCCTCTGCGAGAAGCTGGCGCAGCACTTCCCCGAGCACCTGCAGACCTTCGCCTTCTTCACCACGGGCGCCGAGGCCATCGAGGCCGCCATCCGGGCCGTGTTCGGCGCCGTACCGCCGCAGCGCCAGCGGCTGGCGGCCCTGCGCTACGGCTTCCATGGCAAGACCCAGGGGGCCCGGATGCTGGTGCACTGGGACGTGGGCACCACGTCCTTCTCCGGCAACTCGGTGCTGGGCTATCCGGGGTACTGCTACCGCTGCCCGCTGGGCCGCACCTACCCGAGCTGCGAGATGCAGTGCGCCCAGCTCGTGAACAAGCACATCAGCAGCAAGAAGAACATCGCGGCCCTGTTCTTCGAGCCCATCCAGGGCGCGGCGGGCGTCATCGTTCCCCCGCTGGAGTACTGGCCGATGATTCAGGAGGAGTGCCGCAAGAACGGGGTGCTGCTCGTCGCGGATGAAATCGTCACGGGCGGGGGCAGGACGGGCGAGTTCCTCGCGTGCTCCCTCTTCAACGTCCAGCCGGACATCGTGGCCGCCGCCAAGGGGCTCTCCTCGGGCTTTCCTTTCTCCATGCTGGCGGGGCGCAAGAGCCTGCTGAACGAGGGGGAGTTCGCCCAGGGCGGCGCGGCCTCCTCCACCTTCGGCGGCAACCCCCTGAGCATGACGGCGGCCCGGGCCACCCTGGAGGTGCTGGAGTCCGAGCAGCTCCTGGACCGGGTGAAGCGGCTGGGCGCCCGGCTCCGGGAGGGGCTGCTGGCGCTCCAGGCGGACTTCCCCTTCGTCGGGGACGCGCGGGGCGTGGGGCTGCTCTATGCCCTGGAGTTCGTGACGACGCCCCAGGGCAAGGAGCCGGACGCGGCCAAGGCCCGGTTCTTCTTCCGGCGCTGCATGGAGCTGGGGGTGAAGACGTGTGTGGGGGGCCACATCATCCGCCTGGGGCCGCCCTTCACCGTGAGCGAGCAGGAGCTGGACCAGGCCCTGGGCGTGTTCGGCCAGGTGCTCAAGCAAATGCATGACCAGAAGGTCTGA
- a CDS encoding sugar phosphate nucleotidyltransferase, with protein MNDLRAVLLAGGYGKRMGRLGATRVKPVIPFGTRCHLMDFSLHNAQRSGLDEVLLMSRYNEEQLHTYLRETWHARIPIHFGPFNALHWQPAEQVYREVHRADEKGTADALTQNRPYIDTPPYRHTLVLHSDHVYLFDYRDMYRFHLEQRAALTIGFQQIPLEFVSLFGMVEVDPQMNLRAFVEKPPQPTSDKVFTAVCLFRNDILYRYLEGFQGTPWQHDISRDVIPRMLAEEEVIKCYPFPDYWEDIGTAHRYHRAHMNLLQGIGVPLEDMPRVLPGGEQCVLTETGRVRKSIVPASLREGPAHITHSVVFAGATVGEGALIENSVVLPGSRIAPGVRVKDSIVCSHEVIESDFIGRLE; from the coding sequence ATGAATGACCTCCGCGCGGTGTTGCTGGCCGGCGGCTACGGCAAGCGCATGGGGCGGCTCGGGGCCACCCGGGTGAAGCCGGTCATCCCGTTCGGCACCCGCTGCCACCTGATGGACTTCAGCCTGCACAACGCCCAGCGCTCCGGGCTCGACGAAGTCCTGCTGATGTCCCGGTACAACGAGGAGCAGCTCCACACCTACCTGCGCGAGACGTGGCACGCGCGGATTCCCATCCACTTCGGCCCCTTCAACGCGCTGCACTGGCAGCCCGCCGAGCAGGTGTACCGGGAGGTGCACCGCGCGGATGAGAAGGGCACCGCGGACGCCCTCACCCAGAACCGGCCCTACATCGATACGCCGCCCTACCGGCACACGCTCGTGCTGCACTCGGACCATGTCTACCTGTTCGACTACCGGGACATGTACCGCTTCCACCTGGAGCAGCGCGCGGCGCTGACCATCGGGTTCCAGCAGATCCCCCTGGAGTTCGTCTCGCTGTTCGGCATGGTGGAGGTCGACCCGCAGATGAACCTGCGGGCCTTCGTGGAGAAGCCGCCCCAGCCCACCTCGGACAAGGTCTTCACCGCAGTGTGCCTCTTCCGCAACGACATCCTCTACCGCTACCTCGAGGGCTTCCAGGGCACCCCCTGGCAGCACGACATCAGCCGGGATGTGATTCCGCGCATGCTGGCCGAGGAGGAGGTCATCAAGTGCTACCCCTTCCCGGACTACTGGGAGGACATCGGCACGGCGCACCGCTACCACCGGGCCCACATGAACCTGCTCCAGGGCATCGGCGTTCCCCTGGAGGACATGCCGCGCGTGCTCCCGGGCGGCGAGCAGTGCGTGCTCACGGAGACGGGCCGGGTGCGCAAGTCCATCGTGCCCGCCTCGCTCCGGGAGGGCCCAGCACACATCACACACTCGGTCGTCTTCGCGGGGGCCACCGTCGGCGAGGGGGCCCTCATCGAGAACAGCGTCGTGCTGCCCGGCAGCCGGATCGCCCCCGGGGTGCGCGTGAAGGACTCCATCGTCTGCTCTCACGAAGTGATTGAGTCGGACTTCATCGGCCGCCTGGAATAG
- a CDS encoding alkaline phosphatase PhoX translates to MNRRHLLHLALLGGGSLALGPAFWRNASAAPLKPGKSPYGALSQAPDAQGLLLPKGFSSRLIGRAGEAVPGTRYTWHPAPDGGACFPLPEGGWVLVSNSEADPGGASAVRFNAQGVIQDAYRILQGTDTNCAGGPTPWGTWLSCEETGRGRVWECDPSRPSQGEARPALGAFMHEAVAVDPMGRRLYLTEDMPDGRLYRFTPAKWPSLASGTLEAAHVEGDPRAGATVSWVPVRPDAPASDQDNADLSSEFSGGEGCWYDSGTVYFTTKYDNRVWALTVATGRLEILYETARHPHSPLSGVDNVVVSRAKELFVCEDGDDMQVCVLTPKLGVAPFLQVMGHKGSEVTGAAFSPDGRRFYFSSQRGADGRGVTYEVTGPFRR, encoded by the coding sequence ATGAACCGCCGTCACCTGCTTCACCTCGCACTCCTGGGAGGAGGCTCGCTCGCCCTGGGGCCAGCCTTCTGGCGCAACGCCTCCGCCGCCCCCCTGAAGCCAGGAAAGAGCCCTTACGGCGCGCTCTCGCAAGCCCCCGACGCGCAGGGCTTGCTCCTGCCCAAGGGGTTCTCCTCGCGCCTCATCGGGCGGGCGGGAGAGGCGGTGCCCGGAACGCGCTACACGTGGCATCCCGCCCCCGATGGGGGCGCGTGTTTTCCGCTCCCGGAGGGGGGCTGGGTCCTCGTCTCCAACAGCGAGGCGGATCCTGGGGGAGCGTCCGCGGTGCGCTTTAACGCCCAGGGCGTCATCCAGGACGCCTACCGCATCCTCCAGGGAACCGATACCAACTGCGCCGGGGGGCCCACCCCCTGGGGGACCTGGCTGTCGTGCGAGGAGACGGGCCGGGGGCGTGTCTGGGAGTGCGATCCCTCCCGGCCCTCCCAGGGCGAAGCGCGGCCCGCGCTGGGGGCCTTCATGCATGAGGCGGTGGCGGTGGATCCCATGGGCCGGCGCCTCTACCTGACCGAGGACATGCCGGATGGACGGCTCTACCGCTTCACCCCGGCGAAGTGGCCCTCGCTGGCGTCCGGCACGCTGGAGGCGGCTCACGTCGAGGGCGATCCGCGGGCGGGCGCCACCGTGAGCTGGGTCCCGGTGAGGCCGGATGCGCCCGCCTCGGACCAGGACAACGCGGACCTGTCGAGCGAGTTCAGCGGGGGGGAAGGGTGCTGGTACGACAGCGGCACCGTCTACTTCACCACGAAGTATGACAACCGGGTGTGGGCGCTCACCGTGGCCACCGGCCGCCTGGAGATCCTCTACGAGACGGCGCGTCACCCGCACTCACCGCTGTCCGGGGTGGACAACGTGGTCGTCTCCCGCGCGAAGGAGCTCTTCGTCTGCGAGGACGGGGATGACATGCAGGTCTGTGTCCTCACCCCCAAGCTGGGCGTCGCGCCCTTTCTCCAGGTGATGGGCCACAAGGGCTCGGAGGTCACCGGGGCGGCGTTCAGTCCAGATGGGCGCAGGTTCTACTTCAGCTCCCAGCGTGGGGCGGACGGGCGGGGCGTCACCTACGAAGTCACGGGCCCCTTCCGCCGCTGA
- a CDS encoding phosphotransferase: MTRQVSRPQLEANRSRLLQSFQGQRWLSEPSGRDGGLDIEDFVQLPGEASPFVLTLLRVHGSGNRYFVPLRVTLSAGQEAQLSDASYDAGFITALLQCMREQRTLTTEKQRALHCRAQAPSPGAPALEVTPFKVDMSSNCLSELRHGEERWVCKLYKRLSTDGGNELRALQLLAGSGLAPELLGSITYEDGAGLQALGALTALVEGEPIYLPLSRHIKALIAQVVAAPGEVSPLTRNGLAELEPLCRRLGEQLLLFHQRLNQGASTGEPALFQLAPYLDTHRARWERLHAAVEQDASLPAPLRASVLRQLQRVSNALLAPGKLRHLPPLPATIAHGDLHLSHILVAASEGGAPRLSILDVSPRSLDAQAPAFLTQTVLQDLLSLLRAIQYFAFDEILDGIKDVLGNTQLEATRLVLENPASLPPSCQAQLTVLSDWSKGLFGCIERAYLRAFERGTALDIHPSHARLFYVCRLLQELEYNYSYNRGFFKYCDFYYLLHLEGLE, encoded by the coding sequence ATGACACGTCAGGTCTCCCGTCCCCAACTCGAGGCGAACCGCTCCCGGTTGCTCCAATCCTTCCAGGGCCAGCGCTGGCTGAGTGAGCCCAGCGGCCGGGACGGGGGGCTCGACATCGAGGACTTCGTGCAGCTGCCCGGAGAGGCCAGCCCCTTCGTGCTCACGCTCCTGCGCGTCCACGGCTCGGGCAACCGCTACTTCGTGCCCCTGCGCGTCACCCTCTCCGCCGGGCAGGAGGCGCAGCTGAGCGATGCGTCCTACGACGCGGGGTTCATCACCGCGCTGCTGCAGTGCATGCGCGAGCAGCGGACGCTCACCACCGAGAAGCAGCGCGCCCTCCATTGCCGGGCCCAGGCGCCCTCGCCGGGGGCGCCCGCCCTGGAGGTCACCCCCTTCAAGGTGGACATGTCGTCCAACTGCCTCAGCGAGCTGCGCCACGGGGAGGAGCGCTGGGTCTGCAAGCTCTACAAGCGCCTGAGCACCGACGGCGGCAATGAGCTCCGGGCCTTGCAGCTGCTGGCGGGCAGCGGCCTGGCCCCGGAGCTGCTGGGCTCCATCACCTACGAGGATGGCGCCGGGCTCCAGGCGCTGGGGGCCCTGACGGCGCTGGTCGAGGGCGAGCCCATCTATCTGCCGCTCAGCCGCCACATCAAAGCCCTCATCGCGCAGGTGGTGGCGGCCCCGGGAGAGGTCAGCCCCCTCACCCGGAACGGGCTCGCGGAGCTCGAGCCGCTGTGCCGCAGGCTCGGCGAGCAGCTGCTGCTCTTCCACCAGCGCCTGAACCAGGGCGCTTCGACGGGCGAGCCTGCCCTCTTCCAGCTCGCCCCCTACCTCGACACCCACCGGGCCCGCTGGGAGCGGCTCCATGCCGCCGTGGAGCAGGACGCGTCCCTGCCCGCCCCCCTGCGCGCCTCAGTCCTGCGGCAACTCCAGCGGGTGTCAAACGCCCTGCTGGCCCCTGGGAAGCTGCGCCACCTGCCCCCGCTGCCCGCCACCATCGCCCACGGGGACCTGCACCTCTCGCACATCCTCGTCGCCGCTTCGGAGGGCGGGGCGCCCCGGCTCTCCATCCTCGATGTCTCCCCGCGCAGCCTTGACGCCCAGGCCCCCGCCTTCCTCACGCAGACCGTGTTGCAGGATCTGCTCAGCCTGCTGCGCGCCATCCAGTACTTCGCCTTCGACGAGATTCTGGATGGCATCAAGGACGTGCTGGGCAACACCCAGCTGGAGGCCACCCGGCTCGTGCTGGAGAATCCCGCCAGCCTGCCGCCCTCCTGCCAGGCCCAGCTCACGGTGCTCTCGGATTGGAGCAAGGGGCTCTTCGGCTGCATCGAGCGCGCGTACCTGAGGGCCTTCGAGCGCGGCACCGCGCTGGACATCCATCCCAGCCATGCGCGGCTGTTCTACGTCTGCCGGCTGCTCCAGGAGCTGGAATACAACTACAGCTACAACCGCGGCTTCTTCAAGTACTGCGACTTCTACTACCTGCTCCACCTGGAAGGGCTCGAATAG
- a CDS encoding ROK family protein produces MAHYVVIDIGGTNLRSAVFDSATQQLLDIGRGPVENFLNNPGVPPGQLFDKLIHQVLGHIRAHAGRYPIAGVGISFPGPVNERGEVHSAPTLWGTTLRSVPLRERLQQELDVPVAVMNDISAAVYRYQSWFNEDFGVITISSGIGNKVFAGGRMLLNGQGLGGELGHHKVVEGDNALPCDCGGQGHLGAIASGRGTERLARLWARREPARFQGSALWRLTQGDAERIDTHAVVSALQAGDALASDVLAFGQAHLAASLALLYNAVGVKRFVLIGGFCMALGARYLDGLNAQLARCDLFCLSEPERLAMLRLGQNDDDHSLYGLGAYFLQASPADVRAA; encoded by the coding sequence ATGGCTCACTACGTGGTGATCGACATTGGAGGCACCAACCTCCGGAGCGCCGTCTTCGACAGTGCCACCCAGCAGCTGCTCGACATTGGCCGGGGGCCCGTGGAGAACTTCCTCAACAATCCCGGCGTGCCGCCCGGACAGCTCTTCGACAAGCTGATTCACCAGGTGCTGGGCCACATCCGCGCCCACGCCGGGCGCTACCCCATCGCCGGTGTCGGCATCTCGTTCCCCGGCCCGGTCAATGAGCGGGGCGAGGTGCACAGCGCGCCCACGCTGTGGGGCACCACCCTTCGAAGCGTTCCGCTGCGCGAGCGGCTCCAGCAGGAGCTGGACGTTCCGGTCGCCGTCATGAATGACATCTCCGCGGCCGTGTACCGCTACCAGTCCTGGTTCAACGAGGACTTCGGCGTCATCACCATCAGCTCGGGCATTGGCAACAAGGTGTTCGCGGGCGGCCGGATGCTGCTCAACGGCCAGGGGCTGGGGGGCGAGCTGGGCCACCACAAGGTCGTGGAGGGGGACAACGCCCTGCCCTGCGACTGCGGGGGCCAGGGCCACCTGGGGGCCATCGCCTCCGGCCGGGGCACCGAGCGGCTCGCGCGGCTCTGGGCCCGCCGGGAGCCCGCCCGCTTCCAGGGCTCCGCGCTGTGGCGCCTCACGCAGGGGGATGCCGAGCGCATCGACACCCACGCGGTGGTGTCCGCCCTCCAGGCGGGAGATGCGCTGGCCAGCGACGTGCTCGCCTTCGGCCAGGCACACCTCGCCGCGAGCCTGGCGCTGCTCTACAACGCCGTGGGCGTGAAGCGCTTCGTCCTGATTGGCGGCTTCTGCATGGCGCTGGGAGCGCGCTACCTCGACGGGCTGAATGCCCAGCTCGCCCGGTGTGACTTGTTCTGCCTGTCCGAGCCGGAGCGGCTGGCCATGCTCCGCCTGGGGCAGAACGATGACGACCACAGCCTCTATGGCCTGGGCGCCTACTTTCTCCAGGCCTCCCCGGCGGACGTCCGGGCGGCGTGA